AGATAGCATACGACAAATGGAAAATATTAAAACAAGAATAACAATGGCATCTTCAATCTACACTGCTAAAATCACACCATAGTGTTAGCTGTCCATTTATTATATCAAACAATATGAAACCGAACTGAATTGGATACGTTGAATTAAGTATTTCATATGGCAGTTGGATTAATTTCAAAACCTCGAAACAAGAGTTCCCAATTTTAACGAGCCAGAAAGATGGTACATACTGACTGTATAGTGTTACCAGTTGACTTTTCTAATATTCTTAAGTAAACTTTTGGATTGCCGTAACATACATGCTCTATTGAATAGTTGCTGTGCTATCATTGAGTTTTAGATACCGTCTACTGGCATCACTCACAGTTGACTTTAGATTTAGGTCCATTGGTGCTATGTGAATGTGGGTACATTTCATTGCTGCAGGTAATATAACAATGGAACTCAATGTTACCATTCATGCAAATTTGTAAACTAGTATTTGCATGCTCCATACTTAATTAATTCAACAAAGGTCCAGAAACTCCAGATATGCTGGCTGTATGAACAAGATGTCATACAATCACATTGTGAGCTGGATTGTCCAATCATTAATTACACGCCAAGGTAAGCAAATTCGAGTCTATTATTCAAACTTGGATGACCATGCAACATGACTCAATACTTATCTGGACATCTGTGTTTGAGGTTCAGTGAAGCAACAAATTCTTGACTTATTTGTAACTTGTACGAAGCCTATGGTAACCAATTATCTACTTTCACTTAATTTGAAGTCCATTTTTGTCATTCAAAAGGCAtgaatatatattatttttatggTTTTATCAACCTAAAGTGAATCTTTTTTTCTATTAGAGAAAGTTCCAAATAAAGTTGGTCATGGTAACTGGATTCTGGTCAGTTACAAAAACTCTAGGAAAtactttctcctctgcctcacTTGTAACTTCTACAACCACACTTAAGGATGCACCTGAATTTAGGTGATTTGTCGCTGATTTACTCTAAACCATTCCAATATTCCTCCTCTAAGTGACCACTGACAAGACATCTTTGCTTGTTTGCGACCACTACCACAACCACAATGTTCCTCAGGCTGGCTATTTTACCAAGACACGGTATGGCTTCTAAATTGCCTGTTTTCCTATGAAAAAAGGTAGATATTGTGTTTTTCTTTGCAGAATTCCGCATTCCTGCCATAGTATCGTTCTCCTTCTCGTGCGGTTTTCTCAACTCAAACTGTGTTGGCTGTCACAACACAGCACTGTTGTTCATTAAAAGCAAAACATTTGGCCTCTTTGTTGACAACTGGGAAAATTACTCCGGTCCTGTTCTGTCAGGTTGTATTCCTACAAGGCCGAGACTCGATGTCGTCTTTTTCAGTTCTCGAGCGTTACAAAGAAACCTATACCACAAAAGCAAAAATGATGCCAAAAAAATGCAAATGTGGTAAAAACTCTCAGTTCCCCGCTAACCTTGCGAAGTTCCTGCAGTTAATCGTGGCAAGATCGTCGATTGGCGGCGCCAATCTCCCTCCGTGATCATCCAGGCATTCCATGGCGGACAGCCTGCTAGCAGCACAATGTGAAATGATTCACAATATGAAACAGATAATCACAAGTGAACTGCTCAGTACCAAGGATGCCGGTTGAACCGCGCGGCCACTAGCCTCCTCCTGTCCTCCACGTCCACTAACCCCAGCGCTCAGCAAATCCGATCCCCATTCCAAGGCCATCAGTTCAGGCACCAGTGAAGCGGGATGCTTACGCCGTCCGCTCAGGAGCAAAATAGCAACGGCGGGAAGGTGAGGAGCGCCCGTCCCCTCTCCGTATCGGCAGCGGCCCGCCGTGCTCCATCCACCGCCTGACCAGTGCGCGGCCCGCCGTGCTCCATCCaccgcctccggccgccgcggaaGGCTCTGGCCCCATcattggcggcggaggcggagcgcgaAGCCCTAGCGCGGGCACGGCTCTCACGGGGAGGTGGGGTGGAACGGTGAcgacgaggcggcgcggcggaccgAGTCGGAGGCCGGCCGGAGGATCTGGCGGCGGTCAATTTTGTAAAATGGACCCTAGTTTGGATCGTAATGTATCAATTTTCAAAATAGTCCCTAGTTGTTTACACTTAAATCCGTGTTTGGATTGCGATTAATTTACACTTAAATCCCTGGTATGGATCGCGATTAATCCAAATTACTATCAGTCcctatttttgacaaaagtttTCACGCATTAGTCCCTATTTTTCACCTTTTTTGTGCGTATAAAGCCTGAAATGGCCAGGCTTCCAACGTATTTCAAGCAAAAACTGTTCAGTTTTAGTTGTGTTTCCAGTCAATTTGGTTCAAAAGTTtggattaaataaaatttaatgtGCACAGATCAGCCACAAATAGATGCTGGGGCTCAGTATGATTTCATCAGACTAACATACGCGATGCCTTTTTGCAGATAGGCTATCCAAGCATATGCAAGCTTCAAGCAAAAATTCCTTCTTGCAAACCAAAATACCTCCGAAGCCATAGCATGGAGACAGGCAGCACAAAGTACAAACCAAGCCCAAAGTCTCAGTAGTCAAATACATCATTACATTACCGAGTTCAAACTTTCAACAAACCACATATTACAAACCATGTCCACACAAGCTTCAAGCACATCACAATTCATCACTAACAAAGCCAAGTCTTGACACACAATCAGATTCCAAACATAATCCACTTCCAGTACCTCTGAAACTTCAGACGAGTCCAAAGTTTCAGGCTTTATTCAGAAAACAACACTGAAACCTGCTAGTGCAGAACGAGTTTGATGCTGGAAGCTTAGTACTACCAGCATTTTTGGGGGCACGGGTGTTCCACTCATCACAAGATCCCAGAAATAGAAATTCTAGGAGAATTAGGCGATGAGCAGAGACAACCACAATGCCTTCAGCCAAGAATGAATTGCCTACCGACAGCCAAACGATGGGAGGGACAATCCCTGGCCCGGAGCTGGTAACATCCAGCAGCATCTGCTGGTTGTCGCCAGTTCCTAGCATTCGGCTGTCCGGTAACCCCTCTAGTCATGCTCTGAGGAGGTCACAACAGCCTTCAGAGGCTATTGGCCACTTGAAGGGGTTACCGACCCCATGCTCACTGCCCATGATGCTCGGGAGCGGGGTGAAAAAAGGAGTGCGGATGTGATCAAAGCTGTGGAAGTGATCCACATCTTCATGATCATATATGCTTGACACCTCTGATCCCGACAGACTGGAGACGCTGCTCGGGTTGCCCAGGTCTGACTGCTGGATCTCTGAACTTGGAGATGCCACCTGGCGCATAAGCGGGTTGCTGAACATTGCCTTGCCGTCTCCACCAGCATCCTTCGTGTTGGACTCTTTCTTTGTGTTCAGGAAacgcccaccagagcctcttgCGCGACGCAGTGCATGCAGATGGCGAGACTCATGGAGATATGGCTGCATCATCAAACATATTTGACATGAATGCTAGAAGGAAACAAGAGATATGTTGCATGGCATGGTGATATAGTATTGATCAGCCAAAGCTGGCAGTTAAGGAGTTAAATTAATGGTTTGAGATGTGGACAGTGTGACTCATGCAGATATGGCTGTATCATCAAATGCACTGGCATCAATGGCACAAGACAACAGAAGATGTTTTGCATGGCATGGTGAAATAGAAACATCCAAAGGGGACAATTAAGAAGTTTAATTAATAGTCTGAGATGTACAAAATACCTTCCTGGCTTTCACCAGCCTATTTTCCCTCTCTGCTTTGGCACGGGCACGGCGTCGACGAAGAATGCCTTCATATTGCTTAGCATTCACATATATTGGTGCTTCTGTTGGCATATTAAGTGGTATGCGCATGCACCCTCCAGGCTGTATCCAGAAATATAAATGGTGGAGGATAAGAGCAGACTAAATAAATGTTCTATAGATTTCCTACTTGACAAACAGCAGTGTCAAATAAAGATATTTCCTTTCTGCATTCTCACTAGAATGCCAATTCTAAAGAAAGATAAAGCTTCAGCCCAAcatttataaaagaaaatacCACCATACTATACCTAATACACCTGTTAATTGATCGCCGGTATATTTATTCCATGGATTACTTTGACTTTCTTTTAATTTTTTCATGGTAAAATATTATATGAGCCAATCTGCTTTGTTCCACATGTTGAGGCAAAGATGAATTCCAGGGTCATCAAAATTAAAAAACAGTTCGAGGAACTTTAAAAAAGAAACTAAAAAGAACCATACATAAGTTGCTGGAAATGTAGAATTTAGTTGACCACTAAAATGTTTTTTACTTTTCACAAATATGTCTTGGTTTTGTGATATGTTACCACAACGGCAGATTCAATCAGAGAAATTTCATACACGACTGGCCCGAAACCAATATAACGTACCATTGCTCCCACTGGATAGGAAGAAAGCAGGCCACAGTGTTGGTCAACATAAGGACTATTAACAGAAACCTAACACCACAAAAATCAGTCAGCAGTCAGCAGCAGAGAATGAAGATGCATTTAAATTGTGAAGTCAGGCAAAATGCACTACAattttaatcacaaaaaaagtTTGCCTCCATGCATATGCATAAATAAAGTAAATGGACAGCTGTACCGTAGATTGACCAAGGCCCAGCTCAAAACGACCATTGTAGATCGCAAATGGGGATGGCAAAGCAACACTGGCAGAGTGCTCAGAACCTTTCTCCCCTTTACCTGAAACCAAATGGCACAAAACATAGAAGCACTCAAGAAAGGTCCTTGATTCAAGTGACTTGAGCCAAGAAGCTAATCACGAACAACTCAAACTTTGGATAACACGGTAAAAATGACAGTACACATgacaaagaaaatattttattcCCTGCCATGTTCTTGCTTCATCTTACTGATTGGAAACACTAGATGTGCAAGTCTAAAAATGATCAAGTTCATGCAGCAACTGCCAGTACCCTTTTTGTGGTATAATCCTTGTTTCATGCATTATAAATGtttatttcctttttctctATCCTCTACCCTTTTGTTGGTGACTCATGTTGGGTTTCAACTCAATGAGTACTATCCCAGGTACATCGTGGTATGGAATTCTTTGGACTACAAGCTGCCTGAGCTCCAAGGATAAAGGTAGATGAACAGCCATTTGAGCCCAAATGgtataaacaaaaaaaagatcaaAAATTTTAAAACATGTGTCCCGTTCTAGTGGATCTGTGTGGtaagcctaccccaacttgcttgggactaaATGGCTTTGTTGTTGTATGGTTGTTTCTGGGGTCACGCCAGCTCTGAATGAGAGAAAATATTTACTAGATCTTATATCAGGTGCCTGTCAAATAACAGAAACTACCTACTCCAGATGGGTATGAAGAAGGTACCAACAAACTTACAGTAGCTATATTAGTACTTCATTGGATTGAAGCCATtgtatactttttttttttgaaaagcgaAGACATTACATACTATTGTCCGTGCAGAAATTCTAAATGTGCTATATCATGACCAATGGAGAAGAGCGACTTTTCGAATCCCAGCAAATGCTATCCAGGGGACAGGTCAAATTTAGAAACAAACAGGAAGTACATGTGTACCAAGTACCATAATAGATGAAATCATGGAAACTTTCTATTTGCTTCCCTCTTGTCCTAGCTTTTTTAGGCAGTGGCCAAGTGTCATAAAGATGGCATACAGGtgtagataagaaattttgccAGACCTCTTAAAAAACCCTGCTTCCAGTCAACTGAAAGTCATCTTTAGAAAACATTAAACACTATGTCACCCTTACTATGCTTCATTGATTTGTGTACCAGTGGGAAGGAGCTCCAGGGTACACATGGTGCATGGCATCTGAAAAGGCATTATTAAAAGGATAACTAATTCTACAAACACTTAGTGCTAAACCTATTGCAGATTACACTAACCCTAACTCTGAAATAAGGAATACAAACAAATCCTGCCAGATTTGTACGCGAACCCAGATTATTGCCATCTGGATCCTACACATGCGTCGTATCCCTCCCAAATCTTTTCCTGCAGATTAAACTAGTCCCAGCCATGTTCTTGG
The nucleotide sequence above comes from Panicum virgatum strain AP13 chromosome 3K, P.virgatum_v5, whole genome shotgun sequence. Encoded proteins:
- the LOC120700165 gene encoding nuclear transcription factor Y subunit A-10-like isoform X1 — its product is MIAVGGSGRCLTTSIRRTSDGARPTKLSPASDFLGRRRRSSAGTMMSFRSHEGFGQVPAGATSNGAAVPWWAPAPQLLLYGDALGQGKVPPEQAPCREARFQVVPGAQAPLGPPVQPPAKAAAERGLPEVLKFSVAQGKGEKGSEHSASVALPSPFAIYNGRFELGLGQSTVSVNSPYVDQHCGLLSSYPVGAMPGGCMRIPLNMPTEAPIYVNAKQYEGILRRRRARAKAERENRLVKARKPYLHESRHLHALRRARGSGGRFLNTKKESNTKDAGGDGKAMFSNPLMRQVASPSSEIQQSDLGNPSSVSSLSGSEVSSIYDHEDVDHFHSFDHIRTPFFTPLPSIMGSEHGVGNPFKWPIASEGCCDLLRA
- the LOC120700165 gene encoding nuclear transcription factor Y subunit A-10-like isoform X2, whose amino-acid sequence is MMSFRSHEGFGQVPAGATSNGAAVPWWAPAPQLLLYGDALGQGKVPPEQAPCREARFQVVPGAQAPLGPPVQPPAKAAAERGLPEVLKFSVAQGKGEKGSEHSASVALPSPFAIYNGRFELGLGQSTVSVNSPYVDQHCGLLSSYPVGAMPGGCMRIPLNMPTEAPIYVNAKQYEGILRRRRARAKAERENRLVKARKPYLHESRHLHALRRARGSGGRFLNTKKESNTKDAGGDGKAMFSNPLMRQVASPSSEIQQSDLGNPSSVSSLSGSEVSSIYDHEDVDHFHSFDHIRTPFFTPLPSIMGSEHGVGNPFKWPIASEGCCDLLRA